From a single Cotesia glomerata isolate CgM1 linkage group LG6, MPM_Cglom_v2.3, whole genome shotgun sequence genomic region:
- the LOC123266721 gene encoding uncharacterized protein LOC123266721, protein MVKNLPKEQQQFLNECQKGKTNLHSPVTNFLPVETFQNKSDTEQEITNEDNENNTDEIGMKLSQHSMPASFCSLSSNSSGLKRTYSDFEHELPVPPKKKKINIF, encoded by the exons ATGGTTAAGAATTTGCCAAAAGAGCAGCAACAATTTCTGAATGAGTGTCAAAAGGGGAAAACCAATCTTCACTCGCCCGTTACTAATTTCTTGCCGGTGGAAACTTTTCAGAATAAATCTGACACTGAACAGGAGATAACAAATGAAGATAATGAGAATAATACAGACGAAATTG gcATGAAATTATCGCAACATTCGATGCCAGCAAGTTTTTGTAGTCTATCATCAAATTCCAGTGGGTTGAAACGAACATATTCTGATTTTGAGCATGAACTCCCTGTACCtcctaaaaagaaaaaaatcaatattttttaa